In Campylobacter sp. 2014D-0216, the following proteins share a genomic window:
- the mtaB gene encoding tRNA (N(6)-L-threonylcarbamoyladenosine(37)-C(2))-methylthiotransferase MtaB: MKKKVYFKTFGCRTNIYDTQLLKTYIKDHEITQNEQEADVIVVNSCTVTNGADSGLRSYINGVRKNGVKVILTGCGAVSKGKDFFDKKEIFGVLGASNKNKINELISQDKAFYELGNLQFIDTKIVSNYENHTKAFVKIQEGCDFACSYCIIPSVRGKSRSVPSEEIVKQIKLLAQNGYSEVVLTGTNIGSYGLKDKTTLGKLLQDIGKINGIKRVRLGSLEPAQIDASFKEILDEPWLEKHLHIALQHTHEKMLRIMRRRSHTHNDLALFNELSQKGFALGTDFIVGHPGESELIWQEALKNFKEFKLTHIHAFVFSPRDGTHSASMNERINGDIAKERLNTLKDIVAKNNYEFRKQQKNSLEVLVESKKDEFYEGYDQFFNKIKIVSKEDIAKQWVSVENYECKEDCNYTRLGDEK, translated from the coding sequence TTGAAAAAAAAAGTATATTTTAAAACTTTTGGTTGTAGGACAAATATCTATGATACGCAGTTATTAAAAACCTATATCAAAGATCATGAAATCACACAAAATGAGCAAGAAGCGGATGTGATAGTGGTAAATTCTTGTACAGTTACTAATGGTGCTGATAGTGGGCTTAGAAGTTATATTAATGGTGTAAGAAAAAATGGAGTTAAAGTTATACTTACTGGATGTGGTGCGGTAAGTAAAGGGAAAGATTTTTTCGACAAAAAAGAAATTTTTGGAGTTTTAGGAGCTTCCAATAAAAATAAAATTAATGAGTTGATTTCACAGGATAAGGCCTTTTATGAGCTTGGTAATTTACAATTTATTGATACAAAAATTGTAAGTAATTATGAAAATCATACTAAGGCATTTGTGAAAATTCAAGAAGGTTGCGATTTTGCTTGTAGTTATTGTATTATCCCAAGTGTTAGGGGAAAGTCAAGAAGCGTACCAAGTGAGGAAATCGTAAAACAAATCAAGCTTTTAGCGCAAAATGGATACAGTGAAGTAGTTTTAACAGGTACTAATATAGGAAGTTATGGTTTAAAAGACAAAACAACACTTGGGAAACTACTACAAGATATAGGAAAAATCAACGGCATAAAAAGAGTAAGACTTGGGAGTTTAGAGCCTGCACAAATTGATGCGAGTTTTAAAGAAATTTTAGATGAACCGTGGCTTGAGAAGCATTTGCATATTGCTTTGCAACACACTCACGAAAAAATGCTACGCATTATGCGAAGAAGATCACACACACACAATGATTTAGCATTGTTTAATGAATTAAGTCAAAAAGGCTTTGCTTTAGGAACAGACTTTATTGTAGGACACCCTGGCGAAAGTGAGTTGATATGGCAAGAAGCCTTGAAAAATTTTAAAGAATTTAAATTGACACATATTCATGCTTTTGTTTTTTCACCGCGTGATGGAACGCATTCTGCTTCAATGAATGAGAGAATTAATGGCGATATAGCTAAAGAAAGACTCAATACTTTAAAAGATATTGTTGCAAAAAATAATTATGAGTTTAGAAAACAGCAAAAAAATAGCTTAGAGGTTTTAGTCGAAAGCAAGAAAGATGAATTTTATGAAGGTTATGATCAGTTTTTTAATAAAATCAAAATTGTAAGCAAAGAAGATATTGCTAAACAGTGGGTAAGTGTTGAAAATTACGAATGTAAAGAAGATTGTAATTATACAAGGTTAGGGGATGAAAAATAA
- a CDS encoding amino acid ABC transporter permease — MFEILNQDTFFRLAQGLRVTLELSIVSVLISLLGGLFFGILMHLKNKFLYAFCRFMLEFVRIMPLIVWLFIVHFGLAKWFGWHLSAVGSSIIVFSIWGVFEMMDLVRSSLASIPKHQYESGLSLGFNKFEVYLFIVIPLSLRRLLPMSINLFTRIIKSTSVIYLIGGIELIKVGQQVIELNLFQNSYAAFVIYGLILLIYFILCYPLSVYSKYLEKKWS, encoded by the coding sequence ATGTTTGAAATTTTAAACCAAGATACCTTTTTTAGATTAGCACAGGGTTTAAGGGTTACGCTTGAGCTTTCTATTGTAAGTGTTTTGATCTCTTTGTTAGGTGGTTTATTTTTTGGAATTTTAATGCATTTAAAAAATAAATTTCTTTATGCATTTTGTCGCTTTATGCTTGAGTTTGTACGTATTATGCCTTTGATTGTTTGGCTTTTTATCGTACATTTTGGTTTAGCTAAATGGTTTGGTTGGCATTTGAGTGCGGTGGGTTCGAGTATTATTGTTTTTAGTATTTGGGGTGTGTTTGAGATGATGGACTTAGTGAGATCATCATTAGCAAGTATACCAAAACATCAGTATGAATCAGGACTTTCATTGGGTTTTAATAAATTTGAAGTTTATCTTTTTATTGTTATACCTTTGTCACTAAGAAGATTGTTGCCAATGAGTATTAATCTTTTTACAAGAATTATTAAAAGTACTTCAGTGATTTATTTAATCGGTGGTATAGAGCTTATTAAGGTTGGTCAACAAGTAATAGAATTAAATTTATTTCAAAATTCTTATGCAGCTTTTGTGATTTATGGTTTGATTTTATTGATTTATTTTATATTATGTTACCCTTTGTCGGTTTATTCGAAGTATTTAGAGAAAAAATGGAGTTAA
- a CDS encoding amino acid ABC transporter ATP-binding protein: protein MSFLKIQNLQKYYEDHHVLKDINLEVKQKEVVVILGPSGCGKSTLLRCINGLEEMADGAIFVDNEKIDKNYKKWTQIRQKIGMVFQSYELFDHLNVEQNILLGPLKVQKRKKEEVLEEAKYWLERVGLLHKLKAYPKELSGGQKQRIAIVRSLCMNPEIMLFDEVTAALDPEIVREVLDVILNLAKEGMTMLIVTHEMGFAKAVADKIVFMDEGKIVEISDPKEFFENPKTDRAKKFLNLFDFHR, encoded by the coding sequence ATGAGTTTTTTAAAAATACAAAATTTGCAAAAATATTATGAAGATCATCATGTTTTAAAAGATATTAACTTAGAAGTAAAACAAAAAGAAGTAGTAGTGATACTTGGCCCAAGTGGTTGTGGAAAATCCACACTTTTAAGATGTATTAATGGTTTAGAAGAAATGGCAGATGGAGCTATTTTTGTAGATAATGAAAAGATTGATAAAAACTATAAAAAGTGGACGCAAATTCGCCAAAAAATAGGCATGGTATTTCAGTCATATGAACTTTTTGACCATTTAAATGTAGAGCAAAATATACTCTTGGGTCCTTTAAAGGTGCAAAAACGAAAAAAAGAAGAGGTGTTGGAAGAGGCAAAGTATTGGCTTGAAAGAGTAGGGCTTTTGCATAAACTAAAGGCTTATCCTAAAGAGTTGAGTGGTGGACAAAAACAACGTATAGCCATCGTTAGAAGCCTTTGTATGAATCCTGAAATCATGCTTTTTGATGAAGTAACAGCAGCACTTGACCCTGAGATTGTACGTGAAGTCTTAGATGTGATCTTAAATTTAGCAAAAGAAGGTATGACTATGTTGATAGTAACACATGAAATGGGTTTTGCAAAAGCTGTTGCTGATAAGATAGTTTTTATGGATGAGGGAAAGATAGTCGAAATTTCAGATCCGAAGGAATTTTTTGAAAATCCTAAAACAGATCGTGCGAAGAAATTTCTCAATTTGTTTGATTTTCATCGTTGA
- the aroB gene encoding 3-dehydroquinate synthase translates to MQVRVNLGEKISYNVYINELKQLKFDTKVVVLTNDLVAKLHLDVLLEKIQAKELFVIKIQDGEEYKNLQTIEYIIDQMCHYQLDRKSILISFGGGVVSDMGGFVASIYQRGIEFINIPTTLLACVDASVGGKTGVNNLFGKNLIGSFYQPKAVYCESEFLKTLPSRELAAGMAEFIKMAAVFDDKMLDFLENLDKKRFLNGSLEDDILAQIIQKSIELKANVVSQDEKESGLRMLLNYGHTFAHVIENQTGYKKYLHGEAVAMGMHMANILALRLGLLDLQECERIKKLLLEFNLPVDYLVLDVDEFYNAFFMDKKTHFKKINFILLDGLGKACIKNDISKEDVLETLKVFA, encoded by the coding sequence ATGCAAGTTAGAGTAAATTTAGGTGAAAAGATAAGTTATAATGTATATATTAATGAGCTTAAGCAGCTAAAATTTGATACTAAAGTAGTGGTTTTAACCAATGATTTAGTGGCAAAACTTCACCTTGATGTACTTTTAGAGAAAATTCAAGCTAAAGAGCTTTTTGTAATTAAAATTCAAGATGGAGAAGAGTACAAAAACTTACAAACTATCGAGTATATTATAGATCAAATGTGCCATTATCAACTAGATAGAAAAAGCATATTGATAAGTTTTGGTGGCGGTGTAGTTTCTGATATGGGTGGTTTTGTAGCAAGTATTTATCAAAGAGGGATAGAATTTATCAATATCCCTACAACTTTACTAGCATGTGTAGATGCGAGTGTGGGTGGTAAAACAGGTGTGAATAATCTCTTTGGAAAAAATCTTATAGGAAGTTTTTATCAACCAAAAGCGGTTTATTGCGAAAGTGAATTTTTAAAAACTTTACCTTCAAGAGAACTAGCTGCGGGTATGGCTGAATTTATTAAAATGGCGGCGGTATTTGATGATAAGATGTTAGATTTTTTAGAAAATTTAGATAAAAAAAGATTTTTAAACGGAAGCTTAGAAGATGATATTTTAGCTCAGATTATTCAAAAAAGCATCGAATTAAAAGCCAATGTAGTTTCGCAAGATGAGAAAGAAAGTGGGCTAAGAATGCTTTTAAATTATGGTCACACTTTTGCACATGTAATTGAAAACCAAACAGGTTATAAAAAGTATCTACACGGAGAAGCTGTTGCTATGGGAATGCATATGGCAAATATTTTAGCGCTTCGTTTGGGCTTGTTAGATTTACAAGAATGCGAAAGGATTAAAAAGCTGTTGCTTGAGTTTAATTTGCCTGTTGATTATTTAGTGCTTGATGTTGATGAGTTTTATAATGCTTTTTTTATGGATAAAAAAACACATTTTAAAAAAATTAACTTTATCTTGCTTGATGGTCTTGGAAAAGCTTGTATTAAAAATGATATATCTAAAGAAGATGTTTTAGAAACTTTAAAGGTTTTTGCATGA
- a CDS encoding amino acid ABC transporter permease: MDFDFLIKFSPMFIQASWLTLKLAIYGVFFSFLVGLFCVGVNYFKFSFLNYICKFYIEFSRNTPLLIQLFFLYYALPELGIQLSSFACAVIGLSFLGGSYMAESLRAGMEAVKKQQYESGLSLGLSQWQNFRYVIMPQALGVAMPSISANIIFLLKETSVVSIIALADLVYVAKDLIGLYYKSNEALFALVLCYLILILPISLVLNRIEKRLSYV; encoded by the coding sequence ATGGATTTTGATTTTTTAATCAAGTTTAGCCCTATGTTTATACAAGCTTCTTGGCTAACTTTAAAACTTGCTATTTATGGGGTGTTTTTCTCATTTTTGGTGGGTTTGTTTTGCGTGGGAGTGAATTATTTTAAATTTTCTTTTTTAAATTATATTTGTAAATTTTATATCGAGTTTTCAAGAAATACGCCTTTATTGATCCAACTTTTCTTTTTATATTATGCCTTGCCTGAATTGGGAATTCAACTTAGTTCTTTTGCGTGTGCTGTTATAGGACTTAGCTTTTTGGGTGGTTCTTATATGGCTGAAAGTTTAAGAGCGGGTATGGAAGCAGTAAAAAAACAACAGTATGAATCAGGACTTTCTTTGGGTTTAAGCCAATGGCAAAATTTTCGCTATGTGATCATGCCACAAGCTTTAGGGGTAGCCATGCCAAGCATTAGTGCAAATATCATTTTTTTACTGAAAGAAACATCGGTTGTAAGTATTATCGCTTTAGCAGATTTGGTGTATGTGGCTAAGGATCTTATAGGGCTTTATTATAAAAGTAATGAGGCTTTGTTTGCTTTAGTGCTTTGTTATTTGATTTTGATTTTGCCTATATCGTTAGTGTTAAACCGCATAGAAAAAAGGTTGAGTTATGTTTGA
- a CDS encoding COG3400 family protein: protein MNKILLLADGLFAKDFLRKIHSNKTFKENLCVVYYNDETVDLDLENEQISFFKFDPTSLIKLENLFKEDFHQAIICMQEEADMLACYKNLRKLQPRLNIVIMDLWNTQIDDNFCEVINVYDTLSIRLAGCLDNMPSMAQFIGLGQGEIMEVRIPAGSSFAYRHISSISQKRFKIVMVYRNNEFILARPGLILMPNDSILIVGDPKVLQSVFTNVKTSLGRFPSPFGDNILCFIDMKKMSEFAIEKLIFTSLLLHTRINSKKLYFKIINPTLTPMYYKLKALHKNSIEVIFDHENTNIKNIKTFVENTNIGLLVIEDYLFEKEKSFLFGLKIPVLKAGKGDFADLKSSVVLSSNFEDVEGIVSIMLDFNKQIQLGLSLYYYALKLNKAEIFEYHQYFESLSKLHDEKLLLVEEKEHNPINKFSYKQNVLHFVPFNEKILGNNFNKILKTDLNTIYYKMNKNYQLFIPSL from the coding sequence ATGAATAAGATTTTATTGTTAGCTGATGGACTTTTTGCGAAAGATTTTTTAAGAAAAATTCATAGCAATAAGACCTTTAAAGAGAATTTGTGTGTTGTGTATTATAATGATGAAACAGTAGATTTAGACTTAGAAAATGAACAAATATCTTTTTTTAAGTTTGATCCTACGAGTTTAATTAAGTTGGAGAATTTATTCAAAGAAGATTTTCATCAAGCTATTATTTGTATGCAAGAAGAAGCAGATATGTTGGCTTGTTATAAAAATTTAAGAAAACTACAACCAAGATTAAATATTGTGATTATGGATTTGTGGAATACACAAATTGATGATAATTTTTGCGAAGTGATTAATGTTTATGATACTTTAAGCATAAGACTTGCAGGTTGTTTAGATAACATGCCTTCCATGGCGCAGTTTATAGGACTTGGACAAGGTGAGATTATGGAGGTGAGAATTCCTGCAGGGTCAAGTTTTGCTTATAGACATATTAGTTCGATTAGTCAAAAACGCTTTAAAATTGTAATGGTGTATAGAAATAACGAATTTATACTAGCAAGACCGGGGTTGATTTTGATGCCAAATGATAGCATTTTAATCGTAGGCGATCCTAAGGTTTTGCAAAGTGTTTTTACAAATGTTAAAACAAGTCTTGGGCGTTTTCCATCTCCATTTGGTGATAATATACTTTGTTTTATTGATATGAAAAAAATGAGCGAATTTGCCATAGAGAAGCTTATTTTTACTAGTTTGCTTTTGCATACTAGAATTAATAGTAAAAAACTTTATTTTAAAATCATCAATCCTACTTTAACTCCTATGTATTATAAGCTTAAAGCTTTACATAAAAATAGTATTGAAGTGATATTTGATCATGAAAATACTAATATTAAAAATATTAAAACATTTGTAGAAAATACCAACATAGGTTTACTTGTGATAGAAGATTATCTCTTTGAGAAAGAAAAAAGCTTTCTTTTTGGTTTAAAAATTCCTGTGTTAAAAGCAGGAAAAGGAGATTTTGCAGATCTTAAATCTTCAGTGGTTTTGAGTTCTAATTTTGAAGATGTGGAAGGGATTGTTTCGATTATGCTTGATTTTAATAAGCAAATTCAACTTGGACTTTCTTTATATTATTATGCGTTAAAATTAAACAAAGCAGAAATTTTTGAATATCATCAGTATTTTGAAAGTCTTTCAAAGCTACATGATGAAAAATTGCTTTTAGTGGAAGAAAAAGAACACAACCCTATTAATAAATTTTCCTACAAGCAGAATGTATTGCATTTTGTACCGTTTAATGAAAAAATTTTAGGAAATAATTTTAATAAAATTTTAAAAACAGATTTAAATACGATATATTATAAGATGAATAAAAATTATCAATTATTTATACCATCATTGTGA
- a CDS encoding mechanosensitive ion channel domain-containing protein, whose protein sequence is MKKIILILFLPFVLLLAQEDLDHLKQKLNEIHNNLAYNTWVIKYNNFNIYKKTQAEILALEKESFKANERNKSIIERQILTLKERLELLSEYKSTNFSKMILAPEEIEKMDKITNPLAIISAYSHIKKLKRDKEEYINLLNSFKQTLDDLIKENVLVAEVAKLEPNKENNEYLRISNQMVRDFSQTLRFGEISYSVYEKKIQEEIEKTTASIKIQGVRAFNIVLAIVIVVAIAFLLKFIARKYIGDNDRFYTANKIINFININLIILILLFGYIENISYLVTVLGFASAGLAIAMKDMFMSMLGWCVIVFGGSFRVGDRVRVFQNNTHYIGDIIDISFLRITLYEDISLLTYTDNRRSGRIIFIPNNFIFTNLISNYTHHGMKTIWDGLDITLTFDSNHQKALEIIEEIVVKASKGYTKIAKESMSKLRNEYSIRNPKVEPRFFTFLEGYGMRISAWYMTNSYAALVLRSNISKEIINEFNKHDDIKIAYPSQNLYMAKHEFIENKENI, encoded by the coding sequence ATGAAAAAAATTATTTTGATTTTATTTTTACCCTTTGTGTTGCTTTTGGCACAAGAAGATTTGGATCATTTAAAGCAAAAATTAAATGAAATACACAATAATCTTGCTTATAATACCTGGGTGATTAAATATAATAATTTTAATATTTATAAAAAAACACAAGCAGAAATTTTGGCTTTAGAAAAGGAAAGTTTTAAAGCAAATGAACGCAATAAAAGCATTATTGAAAGACAAATTTTAACTTTAAAAGAAAGACTAGAGCTTTTAAGTGAGTATAAAAGCACTAATTTTTCAAAGATGATACTAGCTCCCGAAGAGATTGAAAAAATGGATAAAATCACCAATCCATTGGCGATTATTTCGGCGTATTCGCATATTAAAAAACTTAAACGTGATAAAGAAGAGTATATTAATCTTTTAAACAGCTTTAAGCAAACCTTAGATGATCTTATCAAGGAAAATGTTTTGGTTGCAGAGGTGGCAAAACTAGAGCCTAATAAAGAAAATAACGAGTATTTAAGAATTTCAAATCAAATGGTTAGAGATTTTTCGCAGACTTTGCGTTTTGGTGAAATTTCTTACTCAGTATATGAAAAGAAAATTCAAGAAGAAATCGAAAAAACAACTGCTTCAATTAAAATTCAAGGTGTGAGAGCTTTTAATATTGTCTTAGCTATCGTGATTGTGGTTGCTATAGCTTTTTTACTTAAATTTATAGCAAGAAAATACATTGGCGATAATGATCGTTTCTACACAGCAAATAAAATTATCAATTTTATTAATATTAATTTGATTATTTTGATTTTGCTTTTTGGTTATATAGAAAACATTAGTTATTTAGTCACTGTGCTTGGTTTTGCTTCTGCTGGTTTGGCTATTGCGATGAAGGATATGTTTATGTCTATGCTTGGTTGGTGTGTGATAGTCTTTGGTGGAAGTTTTAGAGTAGGCGATAGGGTGAGAGTTTTTCAAAACAATACGCATTATATTGGCGATATCATTGATATATCTTTTTTAAGGATTACATTATATGAAGATATCTCTTTGCTTACATATACTGATAACCGAAGAAGTGGAAGGATTATTTTTATCCCAAATAATTTCATTTTTACTAATTTAATATCCAATTACACTCACCATGGAATGAAAACCATATGGGATGGACTAGATATCACTTTAACATTTGATTCAAATCATCAAAAAGCTTTAGAGATTATAGAAGAAATTGTAGTAAAAGCTTCTAAAGGTTATACCAAAATTGCAAAAGAATCTATGAGCAAGCTTAGAAATGAATATAGCATTCGAAACCCTAAAGTTGAACCTAGATTTTTTACATTTTTAGAAGGTTATGGTATGAGAATTTCTGCATGGTATATGACTAATTCTTATGCGGCTTTAGTTTTAAGGAGTAATATAAGTAAAGAAATTATCAATGAATTTAACAAACATGATGATATTAAAATAGCTTATCCATCGCAAAATTTATACATGGCAAAACATGAATTTATAGAAAATAAGGAAAATATTTGA
- a CDS encoding cysteine ABC transporter substrate-binding protein, whose product MKKIFLLSFFMALILSACSKSNSNENTIEKIKEQGVIRIGVFGDKPPFGYLDAQGKNQGYDVYFAKRIAKELLGDESKVQFVLVEAANRVEFLESNKVDVILANFTKTPEREAVVDFALPYMKVALGVVAPKNSDIKTVDDLKNKTLIINKGTTADAYFTKNMPEIKTIKFDQNTETFAALIGKRGDALSHDNALLFAWAKENPNFEVVIKELGNHDVIAPAVKKGDMQMLNFINDLIIKLESEQFFHKAYDETLKPFFGDDVKADDVVIEGGKI is encoded by the coding sequence ATGAAGAAAATTTTTCTCTTATCGTTTTTTATGGCGCTTATATTAAGTGCATGTTCAAAATCTAATTCTAATGAAAACACGATAGAAAAAATCAAAGAACAAGGTGTGATCCGCATAGGTGTATTTGGGGATAAACCTCCTTTTGGTTACTTAGATGCACAAGGTAAAAATCAAGGTTATGATGTGTATTTTGCAAAGCGTATTGCTAAGGAACTTTTAGGAGATGAGTCTAAAGTTCAATTTGTTTTGGTCGAAGCGGCTAATAGAGTAGAGTTTTTAGAGTCTAATAAGGTTGATGTGATTTTAGCAAATTTCACTAAAACCCCAGAAAGAGAAGCGGTGGTGGATTTTGCTTTACCTTATATGAAAGTAGCACTTGGAGTTGTAGCTCCTAAAAATTCAGATATTAAAACCGTAGATGATTTAAAAAACAAAACTTTAATCATCAACAAAGGTACTACAGCAGATGCGTATTTTACAAAAAATATGCCAGAAATTAAAACCATTAAATTTGATCAAAATACAGAAACTTTTGCAGCTTTGATTGGAAAAAGAGGTGATGCATTAAGCCATGATAACGCATTGCTTTTTGCGTGGGCAAAAGAAAATCCAAACTTTGAAGTAGTGATTAAAGAACTTGGAAATCATGATGTAATAGCTCCTGCTGTAAAAAAAGGCGATATGCAAATGCTTAATTTTATTAATGATTTGATTATTAAATTAGAAAGTGAACAATTTTTCCACAAAGCATATGATGAGACTTTAAAACCTTTCTTTGGTGATGATGTTAAAGCTGATGATGTTGTGATCGAAGGTGGCAAAATTTAA
- a CDS encoding MFS transporter: protein MQKSFKNTIYASLGGILEFYDFVLFVFFANIFAKIFFPQNDDFWPLVNTYIAFGAGYLARPFGAVIMAHFADTKGRKNVFYISMLLMVIPSFILAFLPTYESIGLFATFCLFAIRISQGLAIGAEVSGAWIFVSEFVSKKRIGLALGFISATLTLGLLLGNLATLMVYEFFTQEEVEAYAWRIPFIIGGFFGILSLFLRNKLSETPEFQKIKQSKTLLKFPLKNAIKTHKLSMLVCMLETIVLTSGVATLMILPQYFEGLLNISKNTALYYQNFAILAVIFGALVQGFLSDIFGAFKTCIVFSIALGLFGFLFSFYNDDFIYFYLLACFAQGIISFAPIFMTQIFNVEVRSSGLSFAYNISYAFFGFVTPLLINAIYKEYMFVYMIFVMLVSFVSMVLVFKILKSRSYSAL, encoded by the coding sequence ATGCAAAAATCTTTTAAAAATACCATCTATGCATCTTTAGGTGGTATTTTAGAATTTTATGACTTCGTGCTTTTTGTTTTTTTTGCAAATATTTTTGCAAAAATCTTCTTTCCTCAAAATGATGATTTTTGGCCTTTGGTGAATACTTATATTGCTTTTGGAGCAGGATACTTAGCTAGACCTTTTGGAGCTGTTATAATGGCACATTTTGCAGACACTAAAGGTCGTAAAAATGTTTTTTACATCAGTATGCTTTTGATGGTGATACCTAGTTTTATTTTAGCGTTTTTGCCAACATATGAAAGCATAGGTTTGTTTGCTACTTTTTGTCTTTTTGCGATACGAATTTCTCAGGGATTAGCCATTGGTGCTGAAGTAAGTGGAGCATGGATTTTTGTGAGCGAGTTTGTAAGTAAAAAAAGAATAGGCTTAGCTCTTGGGTTTATTTCAGCGACTTTAACTTTAGGTTTGTTGCTTGGAAATTTAGCCACTTTGATGGTGTATGAATTTTTTACTCAAGAAGAGGTAGAAGCTTATGCTTGGAGAATTCCTTTTATTATTGGAGGATTTTTTGGAATTTTGAGTTTATTTTTAAGAAATAAATTAAGCGAAACTCCAGAATTTCAAAAAATCAAACAGTCTAAAACACTTTTGAAATTCCCACTTAAAAATGCGATAAAAACTCACAAGTTGAGTATGTTAGTTTGTATGCTTGAAACTATTGTATTGACAAGTGGGGTGGCAACTTTAATGATATTGCCTCAGTATTTTGAAGGTTTATTAAATATAAGTAAAAATACTGCATTGTATTATCAAAATTTTGCCATTCTTGCGGTGATTTTTGGTGCTTTGGTGCAAGGTTTTTTAAGTGATATTTTTGGTGCTTTTAAAACTTGTATAGTTTTTAGTATTGCCTTGGGATTGTTTGGATTTTTATTTAGTTTTTACAATGATGATTTTATATATTTTTACTTATTGGCTTGTTTTGCGCAAGGTATTATAAGTTTTGCTCCTATTTTTATGACCCAAATTTTTAATGTAGAAGTAAGATCAAGTGGACTTTCTTTTGCGTATAATATCTCATATGCATTTTTTGGGTTTGTTACACCTTTATTGATCAATGCTATTTATAAAGAATATATGTTTGTTTATATGATTTTTGTGATGCTAGTAAGTTTTGTGAGTATGGTATTGGTTTTTAAAATTTTAAAGAGTAGATCTTATAGTGCTTTGTAG
- a CDS encoding Crp/Fnr family transcriptional regulator — protein sequence MDKHFEILISKGKKEFLKKGNILFFQGEKANKIYILLSGKVRIYKVNTKGFELTLHTLTPVNFIAEMPVFEGIDYPANAICEQDCELCVFDFNEFKKMCLENGEFSFLLLTSLIGKIRILENFIRQKSLDLKTRLISFLLENEEKLQYLKQKEIAVMLNLPPESLSRFLKELKQNELICTNKGKISILNKEKMQKLIKSF from the coding sequence ATGGATAAGCATTTTGAAATTTTGATTTCAAAAGGAAAGAAAGAGTTTTTAAAAAAAGGAAATATTTTATTTTTTCAAGGTGAAAAAGCAAATAAAATTTATATTTTATTGAGTGGTAAAGTTCGTATATATAAAGTCAATACAAAAGGCTTTGAATTAACCTTGCATACTTTAACCCCGGTAAATTTTATAGCAGAAATGCCTGTATTTGAAGGGATTGACTACCCAGCGAATGCTATTTGTGAGCAAGATTGTGAACTTTGTGTGTTTGATTTTAATGAATTTAAAAAAATGTGTTTAGAAAATGGTGAATTTAGTTTTTTGCTTTTAACTTCATTGATTGGAAAAATTCGCATTCTAGAAAATTTTATCCGACAAAAATCTTTGGATTTGAAAACAAGATTGATTAGTTTTTTACTAGAAAATGAAGAAAAGCTGCAATATCTAAAGCAAAAAGAAATTGCCGTGATGTTAAATTTACCCCCAGAATCTTTATCGAGATTTTTAAAAGAATTAAAACAAAATGAGTTAATTTGTACAAATAAAGGTAAAATATCAATTTTGAATAAAGAAAAAATGCAAAAATTAATTAAGTCTTTTTAA